From the Deinococcus sonorensis KR-87 genome, the window CTGACCGATGCGGAAATCCACCTGGTACTGGGCTGGGGCGTCTGCCCGCTGCCCGCTGAGCGCCCGCACGGCCCAGCTGGACAGCGGCACCGCCGGAGGGTGGCGCACCGGAGTGCTCGCCGCTGCCGCAAACGGCCCGCTGGCCACGTAGGTGCCGCTCTGCGGGCGCACCTCCAGATAGCCTTCGGCCTGCAGCTGATCCAGGGCGTCCTGGACGGTGGCCCGGCCCATGCTCCAGGCACGCGCCAGGCTGCGAGCGCCCAGCCGCTCGGCCGGCGGCAGGTCGCCGCGCTGCACCGCGTCTCTCAGGGTGCGGGCGGCGCGGGTGTGCTGCGGTTCGCCCGGCAGGGCCGGCAGCAGGGGAGGCGTCCTGGGAGCCACCCGGCCAGCGTAGCAGGCCACCTCGCCTACACTGGGGCATGTCCTCTGCGCCGGCCAGTGAAATGCTGCTGGAGTACCAGCATTACGTGGTGGCCCACCGGCTGCGCTCCGCCCTGGGCGGCCGGGTGGCCCCCCGCGCCGGCCTGTTGACCCTGGCCGACTACGCCGAGCGCCGCACCGAACGGCAGCAATTGGCGCGCCGCATGATCACGGAGGCGTCGCCGCCCGAAAGCATGGGCCAGATGGACCGCCTGACCGATGAGCTGATGTTCGGCTTCTGGCATAACCCGCTGGAGGTGACCGCCTTTCTGCGGGCCGCCCTGCGGCAGGGCGGGCATCCGGTGTTTACCAGCCCGGAACAGTTCGCTGGCCTGCTGTCGGACGCCGAGCGGCGGCGGCTGGGGCCCTCCGGAACTGTCCAGGTGGGCCGCTACTACCTCACCTGCCTGCAGCTGGCCGCCCCCGGCTCTGACCCGCACGCCCTGGAGTACATCTTCGAGCGGCTGGAGCCGCTGACGCCGCCGCTGTTCATTGACGAGCTGAACGAGCGGCAGCGCACCGCATGACCGGCTGGCTGCGCGCCCTGCTGCCGCGCCGCTGCCCCGGCTGTCAGCGGCAGCTGGGGTCGGCCGACGGGTTGTGTCCGGCCTGCCGGGGGCAGCTGCGGGCGCAGGTCTACCGCCGCAGCCTGCTGCGCCCCGACGACGTGCCGCACCTGGTGGCGTTGGGGCCGTACCGGGGGGTGCTGGGCCGGACGGTGCGGGCCCTGAAGTACGGCGGCGCGCGCGAGCTGGCGCCGCTGCTGGGCGCCGCGCTGGCGGAAGGGGTCCCGGCGGCGTGGCAGGTCCGGGCGGTGCTGCACGTGCCGATGCATCCGGCCCGGCTGCGCCAGCGCGGGTACGACCAGGCCGCTCTGCTGGCCGCCGAGGTGGCGCGGCAGCTGGGGGTGCCGCATGTGACGGCGCTGGCGCGGGTGCGGCAGGGTGGCCCGCAGGCGAAGCAGGCCGCCGAGCAGCGCCGGACAGCCCTGCAGGGCGCCTTCGTCTGCCGATCCGTACCGGCCGGCGCACTCCTGTTGCTGGACGATGTGATGACCACCGGATCTACCCTGACCGCCTGTCGGGACGCGCTGACGCAGGCCGGCGCCGGGCCGGTGTATTACGCCGTGGTGGCCCGCTGAGCCTCCCAGTCTCAAGCCGCTCTCATGACTGCCCTGTTGGCTGAGGCATGACGTCCTTCGCCCGACCCGTGCCCGCCCTGATCGCTGTTCTGACCCTTGCAGCCGTGCCCCAGGCGCACGCCGCCGCGCTGTGGTTCGGCGTGGATGCCCGCAGCAGCGGCCTGGGCGCGCGGGTCGGTGCGGCGCTGCTGCCGGTGCCATTCCTCGGGACGCTGGGGCTGGAAGCGGGGGCGGAGCGCGGCTGGAACCGTGGCAGCACGGTGTTCAGCACCGCCGTGACCCTGCGTGACCTGAACCTGCCGGTGACGGCGGTGGACGCCTTTGCCAGCCTGGGAGCGGAGTTCAGCGACGCGGCCCGGCTGTACGCCGAGGGCGGCCTGCGCGGGCCGCTGCTGGGGCCGGCCGGATGGCGGGCCAGTGCGCGGGCGCGCCAGGACGGTCACTTCAGCGCGGGCCTCGGCCTGGAAGTGCGGTTCTGAGATGCGGCGCGGCCTGGGGCTGCTGCTGGCGCTGACCTGTGTGGCAGGGGCGCAGGGAGCGCGGTTCGGGGTCCATTTCGGGCCGAACGTGGCCGCCGTGACGCTGGTGGGCCTGCAGGTGCCCTCCACGCCGGTGCAGGTCACGGCCGAGGTGGGCGCCACCTTCCAGGCGTTGAGCCTGCTGGACCCACTGGCCACGGCGAGCGGGTTCGTGCAGACGGGTGTCAGCGGGCCGCTGTTCGGGCAGACCAGCTGGACCGCCCGCTACCGCGTGTCGCAGAGCGGCCAGACGCAGGTGGGGTTCGGGGTCCGCTTCCGCTTCTGAGCGCTTCATCTACAGGCTGCGGCTCAGCCGCTAACATGCCGCATGCTTCGCCAGCGGGTGTTCTGTCTGTTCCTGTCGGGGGCGCTGTGGCTGCCGGGCGCGCTGAGCCAGCCGCTGGCACCGGCTGTTTCGCTGCCGGGCCCCGTCAGCACGGCGCCGATCTTTGTGGCCTACCCGCCGGAGGCCTACCGGGTGGCCTTCGACCACGTCATCTTCGAGGGCAGCGTGCAGCCGGGCGCCACCCTGAGCGTGAACGGCCGCCCGCTGGCGGTGGGACCGGACGGGCTGTTCCGCGAGTGGCTGCCGCTGGCGCCCGGCCTCAACACCCTGCAGCTCAGTTCGGTGCAGGACGGCGTGGTGACGGGCCTGACCCGTCACGTCACCCGCACCGTCCCGCCGGCCCCGGCGGCCATCCAGATCGGCACCATTCAGCCGGACCGGGACCTGACGTGGTACGGGCTGCCCGCTGCCCAGGACCGCGCCATCACCGTGTCGTTCCGGGGCACGCCGGGTGGCCGGGCGATGTTCTGGCTGGGCACCCGCGGCCCCTACACCATGTCCGCCGAAGGCGACCGCTACAGCGGCAGCGCGACCCTGCGTGCCGATGACACGTTCCAGAACGCGGCGGTGCGGGTGCGGCTGATCGGGGCGGGCGGAGCGCGCAGTGACGCCACCGCGCCGGGACGGCTCACGCTGGCCCCCGGTCCACGGGTGGCCGAGGTCACGGCGGCCGACATCGGCCGCGGCGTCAACCCGGACCCGGTGAGCTGGAGCGTGGCGGGCGGCCTGGGGCTGGTGTACCCGCCTCAGGGCGTGCAGTTCGGCGTGGTGGGTCTGCGGGGTGACCGCTACCTGACCCGGCTGCCGGGCGTGGCGCCGCTGCTGGACCTGGACCGCCGCAGTGTCCGGCTGCTGCCGCCCGGCACCGCGCTGCCGCCGGCCCGCCTGGACCAGCCCAGCCTGGCGGACGAGGGCCGGCACCTGACGCTCGCCCTGCCGCTGGGGAGCCGGGTGCCGTTCACGCTGACCCAGACGGCAGACGGGCTGGACCTGCGGCTGTACCGCACCGCTGGCGACCCGGCGGCGCTCAATGCCGTCCCGCTCACCGATCCGCTGCTGGCGGGCGTGCAGTGGAGCCGGGAAGGGGAGGGGGGACCGCTGCTGGCCCGGCTGCGGCTGGCCTCGTCCCAGGCCTGGGGTTACGACGCGGCCTACCAGGACACCACCCTCAGCGTGCGTCTGCGCCGACCGTCGGAGCCGGCGCAGGCCGCAGGGCCGCTCGGCGGGCTGACCATCGTGGTGGACCCGGGCCACGGGGGCAGCGAGCAGGGCGGGGCGGGAGCCCTCCGGGTGCCGGAGAAGGACCTGAACCTGAGCCTGGGCCTGCAGGTGGCGGCGGGCCTGCGCGCGCTGGGAGCGCGGGTGGTGCTGACCCGCCAGAGCGACGTGACGGTGCCGCTCTACAACCGGCCGTTGCTGGCTGAGACGATGGACGCTGACCTGCTGCTGAGCATTCATGCCAATGCCCTCCCCGACGGCCGCGATCCACGGGGTCGGCGCGGCAGCGGCGTGTACTGGACCCGCCCGCAGGCGCTCCCGCTGGCCCAGCGGATTCAGGCGGCGCTGCAGCGGGCGCTGCCGGAGCTGGGCGACGACGGGCTGCACCTCGCGGACCTGGCGCTGACCCGCCCCAGCAGCCAGCTCTCGCTGCTGATCGAGACCGCCTACCTCACCGACCCCGACAACCTTCGCCTGCTGATGAGCGACGCTGGCCGGTCCCGCATCGCGGTGGCCGTCGTGCAGGGCGTCCAGGACTTCTATGCGGAGCGGGCGGGGCTGGCCGCCCGCTGAGCTGGCGCGCCGGGTCAGGCCCGCTTCATGTGCCGCCGGTACCCTGACCGCATGCCTCCCTTTTCTGGCCGCCTGCTGGCCGCCGTGCTGCTGGGCGGCGCGGCCCTGTTGCCCGTCCACGCCGCCACCCTCTCGGTGCCGGTGCCCTCGGACCTGACCCCGCTCTCCGCACCGGCCGCCACGCTGCCGGGGCTGAGCGCCGCCCTCAGCAGCGCGCGCACCGCCGACGGTCGCCTGACGCTCAGCCTGAGCGTGAAGAACGCCGGCCCGGCCACGGTGGCCCTGACGCTCAGCCGCCACAGCGACCAGAACTGCGCCTTCGCGCCGCTGATCCGGGTGCTGCGGGTCGGCACGAGAGAAGTGGTGTATCCGGTGGCTGGGGCCGAGCCGCGTCTGTGTACCCAGGAGGTGCAGGGGGCCAGCCTGGGCGCCGGCGAGAGCACCAGCTTCAGCCGGACGCTGGACCTGCCGCCCGGCGACTACGTGGTGGAAGGCTGGCTGTCGGCTCTGGCCGGCGCGCAGCCGGTGCGGGTTCCGGCGGCCCCGCTGCGCCTGACGCTGGCCGGCGCCCGCAGCGGCCTGACGCTGCAGGCCCGGCTGCCGCAGACGGTCAAGGTCGGGGCCAGCGTGCCGCTCTCGCTGCTGCTCACCAACACCTCCGCACAGGTGCAGGCGGTGCCGACGCGGCTGTGCCCGGTGCGGGTGGAACTGCGTGACCCGGTCAGTGGCGCGCTGCGCTTCCCAGACCACCAGCCCACCTACAAGTGCCCCGCCCCGGACCGGACCCGGCTGCTGCAGCCGGGTCAGAGCACGCTCTACAGCTGGACGGTGCCGAGCATCCCGGCGGCGGGTCGCTACCGGCTGGACATCAGCGCGGACGGCGGACAGCTGCAGGCTGCCCCGGTCACGCTGCAGGTGAAGTAGAGCGGCTCAGCCTTCGTCCGGCCGGTCACGCAGCAGCGGCAGCGGATTGAGCGCCGGAAAACGGCACGGCCCGTCCGGCCGGTAGCGCTCGAACACCCCGAAGTGCAGGTGCGACGGCGTGGTCTCCGCGTCGCCGGTGTTGCCCACCGTGCCCAACACCGTCTGGGTGGTCACCCGCTGCCCCTCGCGCAGCTTGGCCACCGTGTCCAGGTGGGCGTAGTAGTACCGGCGTCCACCGGCCCCCAGCACGTACACCCACTTGCCGCCCCGCTCGCTCGACCCGATCATCCACACCAGCCCGTCGGTGGCGGAGCGGACCGGGGTGCCGCGTCGCGCGAAGATGTCCTGCCCGGCGTGCGCGAGTCCGCCAGAACGGTCCGCGTTCCAGGTGTTGGCCACCTGCGACACCCGCACGCCGTCCACCGGCATCAGCAGACGGGTATCGGGCGCGGCAGGCAGCGAACGGGCCAGCGCCGGCAGGCGGGCGATCTGGGCGTCCCACACCGCCTCGCGCGCCGGACTTTCCTTGGGCTCCGGCTGACACAGGGGGGCGGCGGTGGAGAGTAGCAGGGCCAGCACAAGCGGCGCAGTCATCGTGCGCCCAGCGTGACACTGGCCCTGCTGCCCCACCCCCGGAATGATTAAAGCCAGCTTGAAGATCGCCGGTGGGCCGGGCCCGACTGGTCTGTACCCTACAGTCTAGAGCATCGCCAGCGGCGCGCTGAGGGCCGCCGCTTCGGGCGTCAGGCGCGGCAGCTCCGGCAGCGGCTGCCCGTCGGCGCCCAGGACCGCGCCGTAGAGCATGTGCGGCGTGGCGTGCCCGATGTGGACCGGATAGATGCCGGCCCGGTCCGCGCCCAGCGCCTTGGGCACCACCACCGGATGGTTGCCCCGGCTGTGCCCCTCCAGAAACCCAGGTTCGAAAGCGTCGCCGCGCAGCAGCACCTGCTGGACCGTGCCCACCTTCGCGGCGTTGCGGCGCTGGCTCCACTCTTTCTGGCGCGCGATCAGGCGCTGCAGCCGCTCGGTCTTGACCTCGCGCGGCAGGTCCGCGAAGTGCCGGTAGCTGGGCGTGCCGGGCCGGGCGCTGTAGATGAACATGTAGGCCGAGTCGTAGCCCACCTCGTCGTACAGGTCCAGCGTCTGCTGAAAGTCCGCTTCGGTCTCGCCGGGAAAGCCCACGATGATGTCGGTCGCCAGCACCACGTCCGGCAGGTGCCGCCGGATGGCCGCGATGTGCTCCAGGTACCGCTCGCGGGTGTACTCCCGGGCCATGCGCCGCAGCACCGCGTTGCTCCCGCTCTGCACCGGCAGGTGCACGAATTCGCAGACGGCGGGCGTCTCGGCCATCGCCAGCGCCACGTCCTCGGTGAAGTTCATCGGGTGGCTGGTGGTGAACTTGATGCGCTCGATGCCGCTCTGGCCCACCAGCCGCAGCAGCTCGGCGAAGCTGGGAATGCCCGCGACCCGCGCCCCCTGATCGATGCCGTAGGCGTTCACGTTCTGCCCCAGCAGCGTGACCTCCCGAACGCCGGCGGCCAGCAGTCCGTCCAGTTCCCGCAGGATGCTGTCCGGCGTGCGACTGACCTGCGGGCCGCGGGTGGTGGGCACGATGCAGTAGGTGCAGTGGTGGTCGCAGCCACGCATGATGGTCAGGTGCGCCTGCAGCTTGCCCTGCGGCGCGGGCGGGATGTGGTCGTGCAGCTCGTCCTTGAACTGCAGGCCCCAGAAGCGCTCGTTGCTCTCCAGCGCCTTACCGATGTCCAGCAGGCTACCCGGCCCCAGCAGCACGTCCACCTCGAATTTGCGGGCGATCTGCTGGCCCTCTTCCAGCTGCGCCAGGCAGCCCATCATGCCCACCACCAGGCCGCGCTGCGCCTTCTGCTTTCTCAGGTCGCCCAGCACGCTGCGCACCTTGTCCACCGGCTTGCCGCGCACCGCGCAGGTGTTGATCAGCACGAAATCGGCCTCTTCAATGCTGTCCACCAGATCGGCGCCCAGTGACACCAACTGGCTCTCCACCAGATGGGTGTCGTATTCATTCATCTGACAGCCATAGGTCATGACGGTCGCTTTCATGTGTCCTCCAGGGGCTGACCGGGGGGATCCCGGGGCCGCGTCGTCCGGCAGGGCCGGCGCTTGCGGCAGTGTAGCGCCGCCGGAGCCGGGGGTGGTGGTCAGCCCGGGAAACCTGCCGGGATGGATCAGTGAGGAGTGCTGGCAACTGAGCCAGATTGGTCCGACTGCCTGAGCCGCTGTCAGGTTGCTGCGCGGCCAGAACGCAGCCTGAAGTTCACCAACGGCCCGCTGCTGGTCCTGATCGTGATTCCCGTTCGCACCGTCCGGCGGTCACGTGCCTTCTTGACGGACGCGGCGATGCAGCCGGACCCCGTGCCCACCTTCAACCGCTGGAGCCGGGCGTATTCTCCTCGCGGTCATGAGTTACGAACGTTCGGGGAACGCCCGTCTACACTGAAGCGCGATGACGTCTTCTCCTCATATCACAGTGGTCGGTGCCGGGCTGGCCGGGTCCGAGGCGGCGCTGGCCGCTGCCCGTCTGGGCGTGCAGGTGACGCTGTACGAAATGCGCCCCGCCCGTATGACGCCCGCTCACCGCACCGGCGGGTTTGCCGAACTGGTGTGCAGCAACTCGCTGGGCGGCGAGGGTGCCCTGCAGGCCAAGGGGCTGCTGCAGGCCGAAATGCGCCGGGTGTCCAGCGCCATCCTGGACAGCGCCGACCACAACCGCCTGCCGGCTGGCAACGCGCTGGCGGTGGAGCGGGAGGGATTCAGCGCCCGCGTCACCGCCGCCGTGCGGGCGCACCCCAACATCACCGTGCGCGATGAGGAGCTGACCGAGCTGCCGGACGGGGTGGCGGTGCTGGCCACCGGGCCGCTCACCTCGCCCGCCCTGGCCGAGCGGCTGGTGCAGCTGACCGGCGGCGAGCAGCTGGCCTTCTACGACGCGGCGGCGCCGGTGATCGCCTTCGAGAGCATCGACATGGACGTGGTCTTCCGGGCCGGGCGCTATGACCAGTCGGCCGACTACCTGAACTGCCCCATGAACCGGGAGCAGTACGAGGCCTTCTATACAGCGCTGGAACAGGCGCGCAGCCATACGCCCCACGACTGGGAGCAACTGGAATTCTTCGAGGGCTGTATGCCGATCGAGGAGATCGCCCGGCGTGGCCCGGACACCCCGCGCTTCGGCCCGATGAAGCCACGTGGCCTGACCGACCCGCGCACCGGCCGCTGGCCCTACGCGGTCGCGCAGTTGCGTCAGGAGGACCAGGAGGGCCGGATGTGGTCGCTGGTGGGCTTCCAGACCGGCCTGAAGTGGGGCGACCAGAAGGCGGTCGTGCAGCTGATTCCGGGGCTGGAGAATGCCGAGATCGTGCGCTACGGGGTGATGCACCGCAACACCTACCTCAACGCGCCGCGCGTCCTGAATGCCGCGCTGCAGCTGAATGCCGATCCGCAGAAGCTGGTGGCGGGCGTGCTGGCCGGCACCGAGGGCTACCTGGAGTCGGCCGCGACCGGCTGGCTGGCCGGCACCAACGCCGCGCGGATCGCGCTGGGACAGGAGCCGCTGGTGCCGCCGCAGGAGAGCATGCTGGGCGGCCTGGTGCGCTACCTCGCCAGCGCGAACCCGGACGGCTTCCAGCCGATGAACGTCAACTGGGCGCTGGTACCGGAAGTGCCGGTGCCGGAGGGG encodes:
- the miaB gene encoding tRNA (N6-isopentenyl adenosine(37)-C2)-methylthiotransferase MiaB, which encodes MKATVMTYGCQMNEYDTHLVESQLVSLGADLVDSIEEADFVLINTCAVRGKPVDKVRSVLGDLRKQKAQRGLVVGMMGCLAQLEEGQQIARKFEVDVLLGPGSLLDIGKALESNERFWGLQFKDELHDHIPPAPQGKLQAHLTIMRGCDHHCTYCIVPTTRGPQVSRTPDSILRELDGLLAAGVREVTLLGQNVNAYGIDQGARVAGIPSFAELLRLVGQSGIERIKFTTSHPMNFTEDVALAMAETPAVCEFVHLPVQSGSNAVLRRMAREYTRERYLEHIAAIRRHLPDVVLATDIIVGFPGETEADFQQTLDLYDEVGYDSAYMFIYSARPGTPSYRHFADLPREVKTERLQRLIARQKEWSQRRNAAKVGTVQQVLLRGDAFEPGFLEGHSRGNHPVVVPKALGADRAGIYPVHIGHATPHMLYGAVLGADGQPLPELPRLTPEAAALSAPLAML
- a CDS encoding ComF family protein, giving the protein MTGWLRALLPRRCPGCQRQLGSADGLCPACRGQLRAQVYRRSLLRPDDVPHLVALGPYRGVLGRTVRALKYGGARELAPLLGAALAEGVPAAWQVRAVLHVPMHPARLRQRGYDQAALLAAEVARQLGVPHVTALARVRQGGPQAKQAAEQRRTALQGAFVCRSVPAGALLLLDDVMTTGSTLTACRDALTQAGAGPVYYAVVAR
- a CDS encoding N-acetylmuramoyl-L-alanine amidase family protein; the protein is MLRQRVFCLFLSGALWLPGALSQPLAPAVSLPGPVSTAPIFVAYPPEAYRVAFDHVIFEGSVQPGATLSVNGRPLAVGPDGLFREWLPLAPGLNTLQLSSVQDGVVTGLTRHVTRTVPPAPAAIQIGTIQPDRDLTWYGLPAAQDRAITVSFRGTPGGRAMFWLGTRGPYTMSAEGDRYSGSATLRADDTFQNAAVRVRLIGAGGARSDATAPGRLTLAPGPRVAEVTAADIGRGVNPDPVSWSVAGGLGLVYPPQGVQFGVVGLRGDRYLTRLPGVAPLLDLDRRSVRLLPPGTALPPARLDQPSLADEGRHLTLALPLGSRVPFTLTQTADGLDLRLYRTAGDPAALNAVPLTDPLLAGVQWSREGEGGPLLARLRLASSQAWGYDAAYQDTTLSVRLRRPSEPAQAAGPLGGLTIVVDPGHGGSEQGGAGALRVPEKDLNLSLGLQVAAGLRALGARVVLTRQSDVTVPLYNRPLLAETMDADLLLSIHANALPDGRDPRGRRGSGVYWTRPQALPLAQRIQAALQRALPELGDDGLHLADLALTRPSSQLSLLIETAYLTDPDNLRLLMSDAGRSRIAVAVVQGVQDFYAERAGLAAR
- the trmFO gene encoding methylenetetrahydrofolate--tRNA-(uracil(54)-C(5))-methyltransferase (FADH(2)-oxidizing) TrmFO, with protein sequence MTSSPHITVVGAGLAGSEAALAAARLGVQVTLYEMRPARMTPAHRTGGFAELVCSNSLGGEGALQAKGLLQAEMRRVSSAILDSADHNRLPAGNALAVEREGFSARVTAAVRAHPNITVRDEELTELPDGVAVLATGPLTSPALAERLVQLTGGEQLAFYDAAAPVIAFESIDMDVVFRAGRYDQSADYLNCPMNREQYEAFYTALEQARSHTPHDWEQLEFFEGCMPIEEIARRGPDTPRFGPMKPRGLTDPRTGRWPYAVAQLRQEDQEGRMWSLVGFQTGLKWGDQKAVVQLIPGLENAEIVRYGVMHRNTYLNAPRVLNAALQLNADPQKLVAGVLAGTEGYLESAATGWLAGTNAARIALGQEPLVPPQESMLGGLVRYLASANPDGFQPMNVNWALVPEVPVPEGRRKLGKREKRPVMFRRGLDAFCAWARGAGLQVQDVPDPAPESLEAVAAP
- a CDS encoding M23 family metallopeptidase: MTAPLVLALLLSTAAPLCQPEPKESPAREAVWDAQIARLPALARSLPAAPDTRLLMPVDGVRVSQVANTWNADRSGGLAHAGQDIFARRGTPVRSATDGLVWMIGSSERGGKWVYVLGAGGRRYYYAHLDTVAKLREGQRVTTQTVLGTVGNTGDAETTPSHLHFGVFERYRPDGPCRFPALNPLPLLRDRPDEG